In Columba livia isolate bColLiv1 breed racing homer chromosome 16, bColLiv1.pat.W.v2, whole genome shotgun sequence, the DNA window GTCTTTCACGGTGTTTCACAGTGCCCTTGCATGCTGGAAGGCAAGCAGCTGTCTCACGACAGGAGTGGTCCCTGGCAGGATTAGTCCTCGCGGGGGCTGTGAAGGTGCTGCTCAGGGACCTGTGCTCCTCACCAGCCCCTTCACGGCAACGGCTGCAGCATGACTGAGCGTGTTAGAGCAGCAGAAGCATTCGGTTTTGCTCCTGCGGGAACCCAGTTGGTAAGTGGTGTGGGATCCTTTCCAGGGGCAGGATGAGgtaactgctgctgctccctgggttGGATTGGGAACTTTTGCTCCTGGAGCTTTCAACCCATCACAAGCTCTTACATCCATGGGAAGCTGTGAAGCAGAGTTGGGTGTTGGAGTAGCCCCTGAGCAATATTGCAGGCACTTGCACAGCCTCGAGGTGAAGGAATGAAGCTGTGTGATGGGctgagaggagaagagaggagccACATGCAGGAAATAATAGGATTTCTATGGTAATAGAAGAGCCTGCAATGCTGGAGCTGTCTGCACTGCCTCCTCCATGGGCGTGCAGCACAGCAGGTCTCCAGCGTACTCTCCCAGGTGAGAAGGTGCCAGTCTAATCCCACACCCTGAGGTAATTTTAAGAGATAGCTAAAAAACCACGCAAAAGTGAGGATCCCAATGGTTGTCCTCACCTGTGCCAGAAGCGCTGTAGTCCAGAGTCAGGGATTCTGGGTCTGGCACTAAGATTTGTCTTTGCTGCTTCTGCCCTCAAGTTTCTTTTCTAAGCTGCTTGCCATCTTAGCTGCTGCATGAGCTGGGGACCTCTGCGTCTCTCTAAGTGAACCTTTAAGGCTTTGTATCCTCTGCCGATCAGCTCTGAGTGGATCCCAGAATATGCATGAACCAGCGCTGTCCGTGTCAATGGTTAGTGGTAATACCAACCCACGGACAGGATTAATTAATGGGTGCTTTCAAGGCATAGTGAGGCTTTGGAGAGTCCTGGAGAGGAACAGAGAAGTGTATTATTGAGTTACTTTATTGTAATGATTTTCCCGGTCAGTGAGGGAGAACAGGTCATGTTCCAGCCAGTGCTAACACCTCAGCTGGCAGTTGCACTGAAGAATTCCTGTCCGGCTCGTGATGCTTTCTGCTGTGGGTGTCTATCCGGGTTGTACCTCAGGCAGCTCTTGCACTGCTTATTGCCCCTGTGGCAGCTTCTAGGAGGAGGCAGGGAGTCATAACAGCTCCCTTAGACCAGACTCGTCTGGTGTGCGATCCCCTGGTCCCAGGAGGGCTCCCTGGTGTTCCTGTGTCACTCCAGGTCTGAAGCCAGAGTAAACCTTGGAAATACAGTTCCCAAAGCACCTTCCTTCCCAAGACTCAGCTTAGTCTCAGAGCTCTTCTCCTCCTGGGCTTGAACTGGGAGCACTCTGTTGACCCCAGCAGCCTCTTCTGTCTGACACAGGACACTGAACTGAAGGACGTGACTGCGGTCTTGTTTGTGCCGAGCTCTCCTCCTCACTCCACGCCTAACAAAGCTGACACTATATTGCCATTTTTATTGGCCTGGCTGGCAATTTTTCAGGTGCTAGGTGTGTTTATGATTACCAACGTCACACCTCAATTAGGAATGGGGAGAGGGATTTTAAACATACCCACACTTTACCCGTCCTCCTCTGGCCTCTCCAACTGGAAAGGGACGATGCAGTGCGTGGCCTGAACTCCCAAACTGGTTGGTGGCATTTGCACTCAGCCTTGAGGGAGCCGGGCAGCCTGGCACAGGGAATTGCCTGGCTCAGCAGTGCCACGTTGCCgagctgtccctgctgcctctTGTTTTTCACGACtatctgtgcctgtgtgtgtgcactTGCAAGTTTAATAGCAGCAATAGTTGCTTTTGTCGGAGATGATATGCAGGCCATAAAACTCGTTTgccattctctttttttttcccctccggCTGAGATATGAAAGCTGTGGAAAAGGCTCCAAAGCCTGTTGGCTATTTCAGATTAAGGTTATATAAGGAATATGAAAAGAATGCATTTCATAGTGGCCAGGAGACCTAAAAATACCACTTTCACAGATCTTTGCTTGGACATTGTGAAGAGATCTTGCAGTTGGAGATACTGCTCTCCAGGAAATCATCCTTAGTCTAGGTTGCAAGCACAGAAGAGGACAGTAGAAACCTCTTCTGTCCAAAAACAACATAAGGAAGTTGTGTCTTAAAGGCCAATACAAGCTGTCCTTAGGGCAGCCATCTCCTGTGACGTGGGACATTGCCCGTGGGCTCCAGGAAGCCCATCAGGGTAAAACACAGCCCAGGAGTGGCAAAACCCATGTCTCAGGGTGATTCCAGGCTCGAGTGACAGCAGAGGTGAGGGTTGGGACTGAGGACGACACTCGAGGACGGGGTTGTCTCTGGGgcagtttgtgggttttttaccAAGTGAGCTGAATCTAGCAATAGGAAACCTCTTGTAGGGACTGCAGTGATTTAAGATTAACCAGGTAAAGGGCAACCTTGATAGAGCAGTTCATGGGAAGGAATCCAGGAGAATTTATTGCTTCAAAGATTTGATATTGCATATATGGAGTTTTTAGGGCATATACCCCCGTAAACCAACTGTGGGTCACAGGGCTCTTGTGGCAGGTAGAGGAGTCCTGTGTTTTACTCCACATTAAAGAGAAGGAACTAACTTCTGTTCCATCTCTTGACTGGACTAACCACTCAGTTGCTCTGTATGTGGGATAGGACATGTGCTGCAACTGCCTTTGCTGACCTGTTCAGACATTCAGTGATGGCATCGGCGTTCTGGATGGTCATGGGTGCAAATTGAGGACACGCTGCCTGAGCTCTGTCCCATTATCCCGGATCCTCAGCCCCAGAGTGGAGGCTCTAAGTGCCGGCTCCACGTGGTCCTCACACGCAGCTCAGAATCTCATCCCTGCGCCTCACACCTGCTGACAGTTTTCGCCAGCATGACTGTCACTGGAAAGCCACTGGATGTGCAAGGAGGGTCACAGTGCGAGTAGCAGGGTTGGAAATCAGGCTGCTTCTTAAGCCTCATAGCTGGGATGAGACTGCCCAGCTCATTCCACATTGAAGGTGGGAGATGGGGGAATGTGAGGGGCATCTGCTGCAGATCGAAGTGGAAAATGCTGAatgttgttcctccccaggtacCTAATCTTTACAGCCATCTAGACCTCTCTCCGCTCTTCCCGTTATCTTCCTGGACATGCCACAGCTGAGGGCAGGCTCCTGTGATCAGAACTGCAGGTCATTAAGACTCTTCTCTAATTGTCAGTGTATTTCTTCACCTTTACAACCAGTGACAAATTGACTTTCACTTTATCATCTTATTGTGCCCCGTAGGCTCAGGCTGCCTTTGGCTGCCCCTGCTGCAAGCAGTAGGTTGGCTGTGTGTGAACCAAAGCAGAATCATCACCTCAAAGTGCTCAGAAACTACCTTTGAAATACAAGAGGGACTTAAAAATGAACATATTAGAAATGCTAATAACATATTTTGGCTTCCTTTGCTTGGCTTTCAGAGCACAGTTACTACAAGTCTTGAAGCTCCCTAGAatcatgaaaacaaatatttattcttcacgtttgtttttcttttaatgaaaattggGATTGTCATTCAGTCTTATGATTCCAGCACACATGGCTTCGGGACAGGCACCAGCTTACATGAGGGTCGCCAGGAAATAGTGACAGCTGGCGACAGCATCAAACActtgtttgggctttttcctCGCTACGCATATGCTTTGTGCTCAGACCAACAGGGAGATGAGCCccttgatttaaaataaatcctcccagaagaaagaaatccatCTGTCTGGgaaaagttagaaaatatttttgcatttatttcttttctttttaatgaatacAAACTCTAGTGAAGAAATATTCCTCTGTTTCCATTGGAAGGCAGTAACCAGCAAAAACTGATGTACAGTATCAGGGAATGCTTGGTGCAAATGGACCAAAAAGGATTCCCCACAGAGTATGTCTacgtacaggaaaaaaaaggtgctgCAGGTGGAAAAGACAGCCTGGTTattatggggttttttgcattTAATCTCCCAATTATAAATAATCAATGTGATTTACAAAATAGTTTACAGAAAATGATTGGATTCATCATTGCAATAAATTACTCAGTATGATGCCACCAGCGTTGAGAGACGATACAACACTTCTGACACCATCAGCGCAAGGCGAGGtgtttcatttttgcattgGCAATCGAGGGACAGacctgcagctcctctggctcAGATTTGTCCCCACCAGGGACCTCCCAGCAGCTGTGCTTCCACCAGCTTCACCAGTTCCGCCAGCACCCCACATGGCCCGTGGTTAGTTAGAGCTGCTGTTGCCTTGCGATGCCAAAACTGACTCGGGCCTGACGCTGCGCGGGGCTCTGcgagccccagccctgccggcACCCAGGGGGGCGAGCGCCGGGCACAGGATGGCTCCTTTCCTGGTTCCAGCTGTAAAGCAAAGGTCAGACCTGCAGGGTTTCAGCACAGGGAGGCGCAGAGAAATGGGGACTGTGGCGAGGAGGGTGCAGAGCCAAGGCTGGGGCAGACCCAAGGGTCTGTCCTGACCTCTGTCGTTCTTTGCGGGACTTGAAGCATGGTGGTTTTGAGGTTGCTGCCCTCAAACCCTCTGAGGTCTGAAGGAGCCATAATGAATTCTTATTGTGTTATGAAGACCTATAAATCTGTTATCAGCCACTCTAAGCTGAAGGTGTGGCACTGGTCTGGACAAGCAGATTATGTGGCATATCTTAGCATTAAAGCTGGGTCTGAACTGAGATCCTGGCTCACGATGCTCCCAGCACTTGGGCAGCCCAAGACTTGGTCCAACTGTAAGGCTCAGGCTCTTCTCACCCCCGCAGGTCCCTCCCACTCATATGTCCTTCCCCCGCTCTTCTTTCCAAACAGGCATCCAGTGATCTTCTCACTGCTGAGAAGCAGTAATGCAGCCAGTGATATTTTTGGCAGTGCTGCCCACCACCAGCCTGTACAGGAGTGGCCCTGTTCCATTAGCCAAAATCTCCTGAGTCCCGCGGCCCCCCAACTTCTCAGTCCAAGCAGTGAGGAGGCAGTATGTGGTGTGAGGGAAGGATTTGGCAGTGGTTGCTTCTCTGAGCCTTGTGGTGGGAGGGTGGTCATGGcacagaaataacaaaagcCCTCAAAAGGCAGAAGGATCCAAATAGTGGAGAATCCTGGTGGGCCAGTATCAGCTGAAAAGATTTGTTAGACCTGGCTTGGGGGGGTTAGTTTGCTGGAGGGTGACACCATGCAAAAACCTGGGACTAGCCAAGGCTGAGGAGTGGTTCTGCCAGTGCTGCCTGGGCAGAACCAGCGTTCTTTACCCGCTGTGATGCTCCTGGGGGAGCTTCCATCTCCTTCAAGTTTGGCTGGACTGGGGACTGAGGAGCTGGCGTGGCTGGGGGAAAGCCCTCCATTCCCACAGCACAGAGAATTGCTTGTTCGCAGGGTCTGGTGTGTGCTGAACCAACACTGAGGGGTGGCAATAGGGAACAGCACTGTCCCCAGCCAgtcactgcagcctccccacaGTGGGAGGCTGAAATCTGGCCCTTCTTACAAGGACAGAGGGTTTTAGTAAGGCTTCAACCTTAGTTCTGGGACTTGGGGCTGTCCATGGCACGTGCTGCCTGTGGCCGCAAGAAGACAGCTTTTGGTGGTGCTGGACTAGTCCAATAAGCAAGTCCGTGTGTTTGCACCCAAGGACCTCTGGATGGCTTCTCTTTTCACAGTGACAGAgttaatttgggctttccttgcaCACGGTCTTCTAATCGAGGCCAGCGGGTCTGCGGATTGCTAGATGACCTCCTGTTTCGTGATGGCGGGTTGCGGGATGGAGGTGGGCTGTTTGGCCACGGTGGCAATGGCTCCGGGCAGCAGCTTATATTGCTCTGGCCCTGAGCCTGCGGGTGGAGACGGCTGTGGAGTTTCTGGAGTAgctacagaaagagaaataaaattagaaCACTTGACAGCACTGGGATCTGCCCTCAGTTGTGCCACGTTCAGGTCTAAGCAAAGCAAAGGCTctgtagcttttgtgtttgCTGCAAGGCAGCCCAGACACACAGCACAGTTAGATGCCCTGAAGAACCACAATAACAAACACCAAGTGAGGGGAGCTACTGGCAATTTAATCTATACTGGCCACTTTTTTGGTCAGCTGAGGTCGTTTCAGCCTGAATTCCCAAGTGGTCGTCCCATGTGGTGGGGGTGGTGGAGCAGATTGTCCTGTGTTTTTGCAGAGGGCAAAGTGAGGTATGTCTGAACCATTCAAGGGAAGTGGAGCCTTTCCGCTGATTTCAGCAGATGCTGGATGGAATCATCCATCCTCATGTTTAAGGGCTGTGTAAAAGCTACAGTCTGCCAAGGAACATCTTGTTGAATCAGTTAATCTAGCCTAATCTAATCTAACCCAACCCACCTCTCTGTttgtcttttacttctttctgcatagGAATTTCTCACACACTCATTATCAGATACTCTGCCTTGGATAGAAATTTCCTTGCAAGGTAGAAACTCCCTCCACAGGCATGATAGAAAGCTCTGGGTTTCTCCTGGGAGCTTCATGTCTGGCAATACTCACACATCTGCCCATTGTGCATCTGAGGAGGCATTGTGTTGGCCACAATGACATTTGTTCCCAGGTTCTCCTGGATCAGATGAGGGTGCAGGGGGTGGTGAGCATGCGGCGTTTCACTTGATGAGCCTAAAAACATATGACATTAGTTGCCACGATGGCAGAAGGAGACAGACCCGCTGCACCAAATTGTCCAAGGCTTTGTGCATGATCAGCTTGTGCATGTGTGATTGGAGCACACCCTTCCCGTCATCCTCCGTGGATGCCTTGGGCTACTAACCCCTGCATTTCCTCTTACACGGGATTGTATTCCTGAGTCACACCTCCACATAAAGAATAGCACAGtggaaatttttcattttgttttgtcccATTAGATGCTCCCAGTAAAATATCTGGGTCACTCTTTCAACCTGAGCTTTCAGACCTTTTTGTTTTGATGACTTCCTTCCGACACAGAGCAAGATTAGTGAGATGGCCGGCTGGGGGGAGTTTGGGGGTTGCACAGTAAAGCTTGTCTGCATGcagagggctggggacacctctGTCACTAGATGCACAGCTAATGCATCTCTCTAGGTGAGCAGAAATGGAGGACCCTTTGTTATTATTGCCAGTGATGGGGGAGATGATTTTGTGTGAGTCAAGGGCTGACTTGCATACAGTCTGTCTCCAACTTTTTCAGGTAGGAAGTGATGGTTATGGAGGTTGTCAAGGTGATCAGAGAATATGACCCTCAGGTACTCACCTCCcaacagcatctcctgcagcagGTTGTCTATCTTAGCCATGCCAAAGAGCTTCACAAACTGAATCTGCTCTATCATCTGCCAGGTGATGCTCTGCAGcacgggcagcagcagcagcagctccccgaAGCGGCCCCGCGAGTCGTACTGCCGGTCGTTGATGTAGTCCTCCAGGCTGACCTGCACCTGGTACCGCATCCGCTTGATCTTGGAGGGGTCGCTCAGTCCTTTGGCATCTGAAACAACGCACAGAGCAAACTGTCCAGGCTGCTTCCCTGGGAACTACCCTTCAGTAATGGCATGAAGTCCAGGTGCAGGCTGGGATGAGCTGGGTCTGATTATCTATTGTCTGCTGTAATGGATATTTTTTGCTCTGTGTAGACTGACTTCTCCCCTCCCTCTAAGAACAGTTTGTCCCAGAGAAGAGACAAGGGGCGTTTCCACACCTCGGGGCCAATATTAGTCAGCATAACCCAGACTGGTCCCCTCTGATGGTAACCCACAGCAGGCTGGAGCATACCTGGGTCAAAGAAGATAATGGCTTTCAAGCAGGCATATTCATGATCATCTAtctgcagctcctggaaggGGAGGACCAGCTCGTCCAGGATGCGGATGGCCACGCGATTCACCTCCACCAGTTCAGGGCAGTTCCGCGGGATGATGTGGTCATTTCCTTtggagaagcagcacagagacCATCACCTTGTCATTGCCCAAGACTTCTCAATGGTTCCAAGGAGTTCAAAACCCAGGTAACAAACACCGAGATAATCTTGAAGGTGGAAGACTTAATAAGATCCTCATTCTGCCCCTTCCCGGGCTCAGCCCACCAGAAATGCTGATCTGTGTTGCCACAGCTGCCTCTTTTTACTCAGGACTCACTCAAGCGAGGACCAGCTGAGCAAGAAGCGAGAGCCTTTTCCTCAGTCACACCACAGCCTGCTCACACAAACTGGAGGGCACTGTGAATGTTCATAGTCCCCCAACTTTGCCACATGTTGTGGCCTTGATGTGGATGTCAGCCAGGCCTATTTGCTAGGCTCGCTAAAATACAGAAGAGATCAAGCCACCCTCCTGGGAAAATAATCCCCACAAACACTGAAGCACCCTCTCCTTCATCCCAGCAGGGAAGCCTCGCAGAAGCAGATGGGCCGGGAGCAGAAGCACACTCTTACCTAGCAGCAAGACATCCTTGAACACCATGGACCTCTTGGCAGCTCCCAATAACAGATGTTCCCCTGCGTGTGCTCGCAGCAGCGCTACCTACAAGGGCAGGGAAAAGTTATTTGGGTGATGCAGAGTCAAGGCTGTGATTTCACGTAAGCAAGAGGGAAAGACCATCATTCCTATACTGCACTCAGGGGTTGGGAGTGAGAGCCCCTCCCCAGTCACAGCCAGAGAAAGAGGTCAAAAAATGGTTTGTTCCTGTGTGTAAAGGGCAATAAATCCAGCAGAACCAGTAGATAATAACACCTGAAACATCTTATATTCATGGCACATGTCATGAGCAAGACCGCACTAGACTGTCCCAGGACCTCAGCAGTGGGCTGTTTGCAGACAAGGCAACTCCTTCCAGTGCAGGACCAGGGACCGTGCCCCAGCCTGGGAAGTGGGGAGGAGTACGATCCACCGCCGTGGATGGTTCCTGGCACCCCTGGGCTGGCTGTGAGCACTTGGGCCGGGGAAGCCAAAAGGATGTTTTTCTGCCCTGATGTTAATGATTGAAGTGTTTCATTTTACACCCTCCAGTGGGCCCTGAGAATGTTCTGAGTCTTTTGGCCTCCTTCGGTTAAAAATTTCAGAGATTTGGGCAGAAACAGGGTTAACGATTGGACAGCCTGACACAGGGGCTTCTTAATGTCCAGCCAGGAGCCTCTGCTGGAGAAAACAATCATTAAACATTAATAGAGAGATTCTGAAAAGTGTGGCCTGATGGCAATGGTCTCCTTTTCCAGTGTGCTATCCCTCAGCACATGACGAAGCCAAGAGAAGTTCTACCCTACCAGAAATACCAGGAGAGTGTCACCTGAAGAAGAGAGCTCTGGTTACAAAAGATGCTGATGTCTGAGAGagggattatttttttgcacAAGATGAAAAAGAGTTATGCAAAATAAGCAGAGTGGAGGTCCTTGCAAAAAACTGCACACACAGGATGCTGGGGAACCTTTATCTGTGTGCCAAAATCCAGCCTCTCTCTGTCACTGCAAACATGGGCGGATGTGTCAGCCGAGCTGCTTGTTGTTAGCAGAGCTGCACAAACTGAGCTTTCCTGTCTGATGGAACTTTGAGAAGGATGGAAAAACCATGGGTCCCAAGGGGGAGCAAAGCCTTCACATAGAAATTTCCTGCCTGATGCAAATTCAAGAAAGCTCATTTTGGTACAACcgtttttgtttctgtaaaatttGCTTGTTTGAGCAGGGTTAAAGTAAATTACTTCAGCAATACAAAACCATCTCATTTGATATTTGTTCTTGCAGTGATCAACTTGAGATATACATCATTCCATTCTGAACTAGGATAAATATAAAAGTTGTAACACAACAAAGTAGATCTTTAAGTTTGAAATGAAGTGGCTTTGCCTCACCAAACCTGGTACTTTGACATTTTGGTGAAGGGTTAGATATGACCTTTCCTATAAAAATGTTGGCAGAGATGATTCATTCTCAGGCAACGTTTTAATGGCAATGTAACAGCACTTCCTAACGTTAAATGTTCCCACTAGACACGTCTTGACTGGC includes these proteins:
- the HNF4A gene encoding hepatocyte nuclear factor 4-alpha isoform X4, coding for MVNVSTQLSAKMEAPYDTSPSEAANLNTSNSIGVSALCAICGDRATGKHYGASSCDGCKGFFRRSVRKNHMYSCRFNRQCVVDKDKRNQCRYCRLKKCFRAGMKKEAVQNERDRISTRRSSYEDSSLPSINVLLQAEVLAQQISSPVPVLNGDIRGKKIANISDVCESMKQQLLVLVEWAKYIPAFCELPLDDQVALLRAHAGEHLLLGAAKRSMVFKDVLLLGNDHIIPRNCPELVEVNRVAIRILDELVLPFQELQIDDHEYACLKAIIFFDPDAKGLSDPSKIKRMRYQVQVSLEDYINDRQYDSRGRFGELLLLLPVLQSITWQMIEQIQFVKLFGMAKIDNLLQEMLLGGSSSETPHAHHPLHPHLIQENLGTNVIVANTMPPQMHNGQMSTPETPQPSPPAGSGPEQYKLLPGAIATVAKQPTSIPQPAITKQEVI
- the HNF4A gene encoding hepatocyte nuclear factor 4-alpha isoform X2 codes for the protein MIMRLSKALIDMEMADYSAALDPAYTTLEFENMQVLAMGNDTSPSEAANLNTSNSIGVSALCAICGDRATGKHYGASSCDGCKGFFRRSVRKNHMYSCRFNRQCVVDKDKRNQCRYCRLKKCFRAGMKKEAVQNERDRISTRRSSYEDSSLPSINVLLQAEVLAQQISSPVPVLNGDIRGKKIANISDVCESMKQQLLVLVEWAKYIPAFCELPLDDQVALLRAHAGEHLLLGAAKRSMVFKDVLLLGNDHIIPRNCPELVEVNRVAIRILDELVLPFQELQIDDHEYACLKAIIFFDPDAKGLSDPSKIKRMRYQVQVSLEDYINDRQYDSRGRFGELLLLLPVLQSITWQMIEQIQFVKLFGMAKIDNLLQEMLLGGSSSETPHAHHPLHPHLIQENLGTNVIVANTMPPQMHNGQMSTPETPQPSPPAGSGPEQYKLLPGAIATVAKQPTSIPQPAITKQEVI
- the HNF4A gene encoding hepatocyte nuclear factor 4-alpha isoform X3, which translates into the protein MVNVSTQLSAKMEAPYADTSPSEAANLNTSNSIGVSALCAICGDRATGKHYGASSCDGCKGFFRRSVRKNHMYSCRFNRQCVVDKDKRNQCRYCRLKKCFRAGMKKEAVQNERDRISTRRSSYEDSSLPSINVLLQAEVLAQQISSPVPVLNGDIRGKKIANISDVCESMKQQLLVLVEWAKYIPAFCELPLDDQVALLRAHAGEHLLLGAAKRSMVFKDVLLLGNDHIIPRNCPELVEVNRVAIRILDELVLPFQELQIDDHEYACLKAIIFFDPDAKGLSDPSKIKRMRYQVQVSLEDYINDRQYDSRGRFGELLLLLPVLQSITWQMIEQIQFVKLFGMAKIDNLLQEMLLGGSSSETPHAHHPLHPHLIQENLGTNVIVANTMPPQMHNGQMSTPETPQPSPPAGSGPEQYKLLPGAIATVAKQPTSIPQPAITKQEVI
- the HNF4A gene encoding hepatocyte nuclear factor 4-alpha isoform X1, which translates into the protein MIMRLSKALIDMEMADYSAALDPAYTTLEFENMQVLAMGNADTSPSEAANLNTSNSIGVSALCAICGDRATGKHYGASSCDGCKGFFRRSVRKNHMYSCRFNRQCVVDKDKRNQCRYCRLKKCFRAGMKKEAVQNERDRISTRRSSYEDSSLPSINVLLQAEVLAQQISSPVPVLNGDIRGKKIANISDVCESMKQQLLVLVEWAKYIPAFCELPLDDQVALLRAHAGEHLLLGAAKRSMVFKDVLLLGNDHIIPRNCPELVEVNRVAIRILDELVLPFQELQIDDHEYACLKAIIFFDPDAKGLSDPSKIKRMRYQVQVSLEDYINDRQYDSRGRFGELLLLLPVLQSITWQMIEQIQFVKLFGMAKIDNLLQEMLLGGSSSETPHAHHPLHPHLIQENLGTNVIVANTMPPQMHNGQMSTPETPQPSPPAGSGPEQYKLLPGAIATVAKQPTSIPQPAITKQEVI